A stretch of Solea senegalensis isolate Sse05_10M linkage group LG10, IFAPA_SoseM_1, whole genome shotgun sequence DNA encodes these proteins:
- the idh2 gene encoding isocitrate dehydrogenase [NADP], mitochondrial translates to MAGYLKVISSLSRSAAAFSRSPAVLAPAAAHCQTLQQRNYADKRIKVSQPVVEMDGDEMTRIIWEFIKEKLILSNVDVELKYYDLGLPYRDQTDDQVTIDSALATKKYHVAVKCATITPDEERVEEFSLKKMWKSPNGTIRNILGGTVFREPIICKNIPRLVPGWTQPITIGRHAFGDQYRATDFVVDQPGKFKIIFSPTDGSAGKEWEVYDFPAGGCGMGMYNTDESISGFAHSCFQYAIGKKWPLYMSTKNTILKAYDGRFKDIFQDIFEKNYKPQFDKLKIWYEHRLIDDMVAQVLKSSGAFVWACKNYDGDVQSDILAQGFGSLGLMTSVLVCPDGKTIEAEAAHGTVTRHFREHQKGRPTSTNPIASIFAWTRGLEHRGKLDGNPDLIKFSQTLERVCVETVESGTMTKDLAGCIHGLPNVKLNEHYVNTTDFLDAIKTNLDKALGK, encoded by the exons ATGGCTGGATACCTGAAAGTCATCAGCTCCCTGTCGAGGTCTGCCGCCGCTTTTTCCCGGAGCCCCGCGGTGCTCGCGCCGGCTGCTGCCCACTGCCAGACTTTACAACAAAGAAACT atgCCGACAAACGCATCAAAGTGTCCCAGCCGGTGGTGGAGATGGACGGAGACGAGATGACCAGGATCATCTGGGAGTTCATCAAAGAGAAG CTCATCCTTTCCAACGTGGACGTCGAGCTGAAGTACTATGACCTGGGCCTGCCGTACCGCGACCAGACCGACGACCAGGTCACCATCGATTCCGCGCTGGCCACCAAGAAGTACCACGTGGCGGTAAAGTGTGCCACCATCACGCCCGACGAAGAGCGAGTGGAAG AGTTTAGCCTGAAGAAGATGTGGAAAAGCCCGAATGGAACCATCAGGAACATCCTGGGCGGCACCGTCTTCCGCGAGCCAATCATCTGCAAGAACATTCCCAGGCTTGTACCCGGCTGGACGCAGCCCATCACCATTGGCAGACATGCCTTCGGCGACCAA TACAGAGCCACAGACTTTGTTGTGGACCAGCCCGGCAAATTCAAGATCATCTTCTCACCTACTGATGGCAGCGCAGGCAAGGAGTGGGAGGTGTATGACTTCCCCGCTGGTGGCTGTGGAATGGGCATGTACAACACAGACGAG TCTATTTCAGGCTTTGCACACAGCTGCTTCCAGTATGCCATCGGTAAGAAGTGGCCGCTGTACATGAGCACAAAGAACACCATTCTTAAAGCCTACGACGGCAGATTTAAGGACATTTTCCAGGACATCTTTGAGAA GAACTACAAGCCTCAATTTGACAAACTGAAGATCTGGTACGAGCACAGGCTCATCGATGACATGGTCGCCCAGGTGCTCAAGTCCTCTGGAGCGTTCGTGTGGGCTTGCAAGAACTACGACGGAGACGTTCAGTCTGATATCCTCGCACAGG GATTTGGCTCCCTGGGTCTGATGACATCAGTTCTCGTGTGCCCCGACGGCAAGACCATCGAGGCCGAGGCCGCCCACGGCACAGTGACCAGGCACTTCCGCGAGCACCAGAAG ggAAGGCCGACGAGCACCAACCCCATCGCCAGCATTTTCGCCTGGACCCGAGGCCTGGAGCATCGCGGCAAACTCGACGGCAATCCTGACCTCATCAA GTTTTCCCAGACActggagagagtgtgtgtagaGACCGTCGAGAGCGGCACAATGACCAAGGATCTGGCCGGCTGCATCCACGGCCTGCCCAA TGTCAAGCTGAACGAGCATTACGTCAATACGACAGACTTCCTCGACGCCATCAAGACAAACCTGGACAAAGCCCTCGGCAAGTGA